Proteins encoded together in one Diabrotica undecimpunctata isolate CICGRU chromosome 3, icDiaUnde3, whole genome shotgun sequence window:
- the LOC140437139 gene encoding E3 SUMO-protein ligase ZBED1-like isoform X3: MEVKQEVREEPSKIEMYNNEVCDALPGTFKTEVKKELKHQFYTDDIFNYLDLKEYPIKTEINDEAQVIPLEERKQLRRSQLKFKMKNSLVWDFFKKNNKTKAECSICKKILKYYGSTTNLKKHLTKIHPFQLKEAVEGPDDQTLPLQLDFINQRSCSRATEDVPHNVADQPKPQTQPPAKGIKELRLFGGPCTTELSDDVKFKIDNSVLKMIVLDYQPFSFVENRGFRELVNNLNPLYKIPGRKYLTNTLLSNKYSEVRSSRTIQRNKICFFDNRPMDI, translated from the exons atggaagtaaaacaagaagTCAGGGAGGAGCCCAGTAAAATAGAAATGTATAATAATGAGGTATGTGATGCTCTTCCTGGTACTTTTAAAACTGAagttaaaaaagaactaaaacaCCAGTTTTATACAGATGATATATTCAATTACTTAGATTTAAAGGAATACCCTATAAAAACGGAAATAAACGATGAAGCCCAAGTTATACCTTTAGAAGAAAGGAAGCAATTGAGGAGA agTCAACTGAAGTTCAAAATGAAAAACTCGTTAGTTTgggattttttcaaaaaaaataataaaactaaggCTGAATGTTCTATTTGCAAAAAAATCCTTAAATATTATGGCAGTACAACCaacttaaaaaaacatttaacaaaaataCATCCATTTCAACTTAAAGAAGCAGTTGAAGGTCCCGATGATCAAACTCTTCCATTGCAATTGGATTTTATCAATCAACGTTCGTGCAGCCGAGCCACAGAAGATGTCCCTCATAATGTAGCAGATCAACCGAAACCTCAGACCCAGCCCCCTGCGAAAGGAATAAAAGAGTTAAGATTATTTGGAGGTCCCTGCACTACTGAACTTAGTGATGACGTAAAGTTTAAAATAGATAATAGTGTACTTAAAATGATAGTTTTAGATTATCAACCATTTTCATTTGTAGAAAATAGGGGATTTAGAGAGCTTGTTAATAATTTAAACCCCCTGTATAAAATTCCAGGtagaaaatatttaacaaatactCTTTTAAGTAATAAATATTCTGAGGTAAGGTCATCAAGAACtattcaaagaaataaaatatgtttctTTGACAACAGACCTATGGACATCTGA
- the mTerf3 gene encoding LOW QUALITY PROTEIN: transcription termination factor 3, mitochondrial (The sequence of the model RefSeq protein was modified relative to this genomic sequence to represent the inferred CDS: inserted 1 base in 1 codon), with protein sequence MFRNTIKLNLIRSLRSFSMVAEDTVVNATVSSADARAIKNSKLTKIQNAKPRVVDLAEVSKVLRPGALSSMYINNSEILQQLVKLKVKLYEIEKDPEAAKFILSQRFEDIKDKIIFLKELGLEIEDIGNTITKNPFILKENIEDLQVRINYLQYKKFTSEMILRIVSNNPHWLSHSTQDIDNKLGFFQSNFSLTGNEVRLLATKSPKLITYPLEKVKLSHFVLKEEMGFKAMEIKKMILDRPQLLKSGQNKLLSTFEYLHNTMKIPLEMIKIFPEVLNCRVKRLKERHXILARLKKDLYNPKEPNYVALTTLVSGTDSYFCTEVAQSSVQVYNEFLKSL encoded by the exons ATGTTtcgaaatacaataaaattaaatttaatacgtaGTCTGAGAAGTTTTTCAATGGTAGCTGAAGACACTGTTGTTAATGCAACTGTTTCATCTGCCGATGCACGTGccattaaaaatagtaaactaACAAAAATTCAGAATGCCAAACCAAGAGTTGTTGATTTAGCAGAAGTTTCAAAAGTGTTACGACCAGGAGCATTATCGTCTATGTATATAAATAACTCAGAAATCTTACAACAGTTggtaaaattaaaagtaaagttGTATGAAATAGAGAAAGATCCTGAAGCTGCTAAGTTTATATTAAGTCAAAGATTTGAAGATATAAAAGATAAGATTATATTCCTTAAAGAATTAGGATTAGAAATCGAAGATATTGGTAACACGATAACAAAGAATCCTTTTATTCTAAAGGAAAACATAGAAGACCTTCAAGTCAGGATAAATTATTTACAGTATAAAAAATTTACAAGTGAAATGATATTAAGGATTGTTAGTAACAATCCTCATTGGTTGAGTCACAG TACTCAAGATATTGACAATAAACTAGGATTTTTTCAAAGTAACTTTTCATTAACTGGAAATGAAGTTCGACTATTAGCTACTAAAAGTCCAAAACTTATTACGTATCCCCTGGAAAAGGTTAAATTATCACATTTTGTTTTAAAGGAAGAAATGGGTTTTAAAGCTATGGAAATTAAGAAAATGATTCTGGATAGACCACAATTATTGAAGAGTG gtCAAAATAAACTTCTTAGTACATTTGAATACTTACACAACACTATGAAAATACCTTTGGAAATGATAAAAATATTTCCAGAAGTTCTTAATTGTAGGGTAAAGAGACTAAAGGAGAGAC CTATTTTAGCTAGATTAAAGAAGGATCTGTATAATCCCAAGGAGCCAAACTATGTAGCATTAACAACCTTAGTTTCTGGCACTGATAGTTATTTCTGTACTGAAGTAGCGCAATCTTCAGTACAAGTTTATAATGAGTTTTTAAAAAGTTTGTAA